The Pedosphaera parvula Ellin514 genome has a segment encoding these proteins:
- a CDS encoding RNA polymerase sigma factor produces MPAESNLERLYDEHAQALFAFLLNFTHNEADTRDLLQELFIKLARRPELLKGVRDERAFLLHLAHNLAIDLVRRRGTREKNYDQLALEINSVFLPATDRDEAAFRVALSKALGELPAEQRAVVHLKLWEGLTFEEIAKALDLSPNTAASRYRYGLDKLREQLRPLYEEIK; encoded by the coding sequence ATGCCGGCAGAAAGCAATCTTGAGCGCCTCTATGATGAACACGCCCAGGCGCTTTTTGCATTCCTGCTCAATTTTACCCACAACGAGGCGGATACACGCGATCTCCTGCAAGAACTCTTTATAAAACTGGCACGACGCCCTGAATTGCTCAAAGGGGTTCGTGATGAACGCGCTTTCCTTCTGCATCTGGCGCACAACCTTGCCATCGATCTTGTTCGTCGCCGTGGAACTCGCGAAAAGAATTACGATCAGCTTGCTTTGGAGATAAATTCGGTTTTCTTGCCTGCTACCGACCGCGATGAAGCCGCTTTTCGCGTTGCGCTGAGTAAAGCATTGGGCGAACTGCCTGCGGAACAACGTGCGGTTGTTCACCTCAAATTGTGGGAAGGATTGACCTTCGAGGAAATCGCGAAAGCCCTGGACCTTTCACCTAACACTGCGGCCAGCCGATATCGCTACGGTTTAGACAAACTGCGCGAGCAACTGCGTCCTCTCTATGAAGAAATCAAATGA
- a CDS encoding Gfo/Idh/MocA family protein — translation MAERLRCAVIGTGAIGLEHLKSFSHCHRGGAVAIAESNPARAREAGELYRVPRIYSDYRELLEQVDIDAVTIALPNHLHAPVALEAIKARKHVFLEKPMALNAKEAARIVDAAAKMRRTIMVGQNFRFNRQTQLAKMAVQRGDLGEVYHARCFWLRRSGIPRTGSWFTQKKLSGGGATLDIGVHMLDACLHLLGEFDVASVSGQTFAKFGNRGLGDGTWGKSEIDPKKPFDVDDYSVALLKMKSGRTVNFEVSWAAHQPTEGRDYGVDLLGTSAGLSLYPAKLFRNGPLGYETIQLSAPKVPLPEDRIQHFVNCVLDDKKPAVTVEESLKVQQVLDAIYTSAATGREVRLS, via the coding sequence ATGGCTGAGAGACTTCGCTGCGCCGTGATCGGAACTGGCGCCATCGGTTTGGAACATCTGAAGAGCTTTTCGCATTGCCACCGCGGTGGCGCAGTGGCCATCGCCGAGAGCAATCCTGCGCGTGCACGCGAAGCGGGCGAACTCTATCGTGTCCCCAGGATATACTCGGATTATCGTGAACTGCTGGAGCAGGTGGACATAGATGCCGTTACGATTGCGTTGCCGAATCACCTGCATGCCCCGGTTGCACTGGAGGCGATTAAGGCGCGTAAACATGTGTTCCTTGAAAAGCCGATGGCATTGAACGCCAAAGAGGCAGCCAGGATTGTGGATGCTGCCGCTAAAATGCGGCGCACCATCATGGTGGGACAGAATTTTCGGTTCAATCGCCAAACGCAACTGGCCAAAATGGCGGTGCAACGCGGTGATCTCGGTGAAGTTTATCATGCTCGTTGCTTCTGGCTGCGGCGTAGCGGCATTCCCCGCACCGGCTCCTGGTTTACTCAAAAGAAATTGTCCGGTGGTGGCGCGACTCTGGATATTGGCGTCCACATGTTGGATGCTTGTCTGCACTTGCTTGGCGAGTTCGACGTCGCCAGTGTCTCGGGGCAGACCTTTGCCAAGTTCGGCAATCGGGGCTTGGGCGACGGCACCTGGGGCAAAAGTGAAATCGATCCCAAAAAACCTTTCGATGTGGACGACTACAGCGTGGCTTTGCTGAAGATGAAAAGCGGCCGCACCGTCAACTTCGAAGTCAGTTGGGCCGCCCATCAACCGACGGAAGGGCGGGATTATGGAGTGGACCTCCTGGGCACCTCGGCCGGTCTGTCACTCTATCCCGCCAAGCTCTTCCGCAATGGTCCGCTGGGATACGAAACCATTCAGCTCTCAGCACCCAAGGTCCCCCTGCCGGAAGATCGCATACAACACTTCGTGAATTGTGTGTTAGACGACAAAAAGCCTGCGGTTACTGTTGAAGAATCCTTGAAAGTGCAACAAGTTCTGGATGCCATTTACACTTCGGCGGCGACAGGCAGGGAAGTTCGGTTGAGCTAA
- the hpnI gene encoding bacteriohopanetetrol glucosamine biosynthesis glycosyltransferase HpnI, protein MALLSVLLACWQWVAAWRFPLHTRLPNPSFQPPVTLLKPLKGCDTKTVECLKSWLQQDYKGQVQILFGVAAAEDPACEAVRKLISDHPGSYIQLVICKEALGFNAKVSTLIQLSRLARHEIISVSDADVLVSTDFLKNAVAPLENANTGLVNCFYRLANPSNLAMHWEAIAINADFWSQVLQGQNLQPLDFALGAVMTTRRAQLKSIGGFEALADYLADDFQLGNRIAKTGKEIVISPIVVDCLSHPMGWKEVWAHQLRWARTIRVSKPAPYAMSIISNPTLWPLAWYIMQPTHRVLLFLAISLLARILMAETLQSRFNKDGQRNHCWLAPIKDILQFGIWMQAFFGNSILWRGQRYHLQKDGTLQKV, encoded by the coding sequence ATGGCCCTCTTAAGTGTGTTACTCGCTTGCTGGCAATGGGTTGCAGCATGGCGATTCCCTTTGCACACGCGCTTGCCGAACCCTTCCTTTCAACCGCCGGTGACCTTGCTGAAGCCGCTGAAAGGGTGCGATACAAAAACGGTGGAATGCCTGAAAAGCTGGCTACAACAGGATTACAAAGGCCAAGTTCAAATTTTATTCGGAGTTGCTGCCGCAGAAGACCCTGCGTGCGAAGCAGTTAGGAAATTGATTAGCGATCATCCGGGAAGCTACATCCAACTCGTTATCTGCAAAGAGGCTCTGGGTTTTAACGCTAAAGTATCCACTCTCATCCAACTATCTCGACTCGCCAGGCACGAAATTATTAGCGTCAGTGACGCAGATGTGTTGGTTTCCACCGATTTTCTGAAAAATGCGGTGGCTCCTTTGGAAAATGCGAACACGGGCCTGGTGAACTGCTTTTATCGTCTCGCGAATCCTTCCAATCTGGCGATGCATTGGGAGGCGATTGCCATCAATGCCGATTTCTGGAGTCAGGTGTTGCAGGGCCAAAATCTGCAGCCACTCGATTTTGCTTTGGGAGCCGTGATGACCACACGTCGAGCGCAGCTAAAGAGTATAGGGGGTTTCGAGGCTTTGGCTGATTATTTGGCGGATGATTTTCAACTTGGCAACCGAATCGCCAAGACCGGAAAAGAAATAGTGATCAGTCCCATCGTCGTTGATTGCCTGTCGCATCCCATGGGCTGGAAGGAAGTCTGGGCACATCAACTCCGCTGGGCACGAACCATTCGAGTCAGTAAGCCCGCACCCTATGCGATGAGCATCATCAGCAATCCCACTTTGTGGCCTCTAGCCTGGTACATCATGCAACCAACACACCGAGTGCTGCTTTTTCTCGCCATCTCCCTGCTGGCCCGCATTCTTATGGCGGAAACGCTTCAGAGCAGATTTAACAAGGATGGCCAGCGAAATCACTGTTGGCTGGCACCCATCAAAGATATCCTTCAGTTTGGCATTTGGATGCAGGCATTTTTTGGCAATAGCATTCTTTGGCGCGGACAGAGGTATCACCTCCAAAAAGACGGTACACTACAGAAGGTGTAG
- a CDS encoding immunoglobulin domain-containing protein yields the protein MSPTKSLNTKGVVQVLAITLALAGLQPSAKAVPYASGIINNSGTISFILNEDADNVKVIFNNATSTNDLGALSKGTQSFNLGAATNFQIVVKKVSTQGFVTANGTNAPVFQTSKDTNALLNFSTPRGLAINQNPSSPYFGRVYVANSSTTTTTSNNVSRVTGDGIYMLNADQTDALGLGDTASTGGLDFTSGALAAPWKLMVGQDDTLYVADWSDATGNLYYTDPNVISGGPVLRPLSALGTAAVPVGTANTHGSIGATFVEGSLAAGNMKVYTIDEDLQSDKTTTTKNQEQSLWRYDVLGGPLPYDSDATRVWTPTSKEGITFTGTIYVDMDRGADGKFYTSTYRINGLEGGVIVHDSTGSTTLFNSYFVSTNLLASTSAADLLRQTMAVAVSADQKFLAVVRDDSRTWILPLTNGVPDLSKRLWLNSFSSILYARALKFDAAGNLYILSGCTGSSPSSSTGPGTGAQVLRIFSPGGTTIATTGNDITGTNGTFSVSRIDPDIAIQPQNVTVNAGVNATFSVNATGVGTLKYQWTFNGANIAGATASTFTRTAAQNNAATVGNYSVIITNAAGTTSITSSVVSLTVVDTAPLITLQPVGLTNAAGTPTAPKLTVTATGTTNITYQWRLNGTNLSGATTTALTLSNAQAEQSGPYTVVLTNPLGTTTSSVANVLITNTPPVFNLQPKSQTVNAGVNVTFTASLTQASSNNLAFQWTLNGTDIAGATGTSYVLNDVQVISSGTYTVTVTNLFGPITSTNAVLTVNDTAPILSTQPKSQSTGAGSSVTFTVTSSAGTDPRVYQWLYEGVSITDATNSSLTLTNIQFSDAGNYSVYVANPINFTFSTNALLTVTNRAPIITAAPVGVSTNIGSSGSFTIYANGATNLTYQWSFAGNDLAGATDSTLNLSNVQLADAGFYTVVVGSGAGTYFTTNSAAQLAVTIPATPGTGTGLRGDYYTIQAQTFTNAPTLTRIDTNIDFNFGTGSPDPSISVDRFTVRWTGKVQPLYSQDYTFYTRSDDGARLWINGQLVVNHWASQSVTEWASAPVTLTAGQKYDLLMEYFEGTSTAEVHLSWSSTSQLKSVIPMTQLYPAATGSALTPTLSSSFNGTNSVFNWTGSYTLQTAISVAGPWTNAAALGAGPFTYTNSQSADTQRFFRLKAN from the coding sequence ATGAGCCCAACCAAAAGCCTAAATACCAAGGGAGTCGTGCAAGTGCTGGCAATCACGCTGGCATTAGCAGGACTGCAACCATCCGCGAAAGCCGTCCCGTACGCTTCCGGTATTATCAACAACTCAGGAACCATCTCATTCATCTTGAATGAGGATGCCGATAATGTGAAGGTTATTTTCAACAACGCTACCAGCACCAACGATCTGGGAGCGCTGAGCAAAGGCACACAGTCCTTCAACTTGGGTGCTGCCACGAATTTTCAAATTGTGGTCAAAAAAGTGAGCACCCAGGGATTCGTCACCGCTAATGGAACTAACGCCCCTGTGTTCCAAACCAGCAAGGATACAAATGCGCTGCTAAACTTTTCAACACCTCGAGGACTTGCGATTAATCAGAATCCAAGCAGTCCCTACTTCGGCCGGGTTTACGTGGCTAACTCTTCCACCACCACCACCACCTCCAACAATGTTTCCCGAGTAACAGGTGACGGGATTTACATGTTGAATGCGGACCAAACGGATGCTCTGGGCTTGGGAGATACAGCCAGCACGGGCGGACTGGATTTCACTAGTGGCGCCCTGGCAGCACCTTGGAAATTAATGGTGGGACAGGATGATACTCTTTATGTCGCCGACTGGAGTGATGCCACAGGTAACCTGTATTACACCGACCCGAATGTGATTTCAGGGGGACCAGTGCTGAGACCGCTCTCTGCGCTGGGAACAGCCGCCGTCCCAGTCGGCACAGCGAATACCCATGGCAGCATCGGAGCAACCTTCGTCGAAGGCTCTCTTGCGGCGGGGAATATGAAGGTATACACAATCGACGAAGATCTCCAGTCGGACAAAACAACCACGACCAAAAACCAGGAACAGAGTCTCTGGCGTTACGACGTGTTAGGCGGTCCACTGCCCTATGACTCTGATGCTACACGCGTTTGGACCCCGACCTCCAAGGAAGGCATCACCTTTACCGGTACAATCTATGTGGACATGGACAGAGGCGCAGATGGCAAATTTTATACTTCCACATACCGCATCAACGGACTTGAAGGCGGCGTTATTGTTCATGATTCAACTGGGAGCACCACCCTTTTTAACTCCTATTTTGTGAGCACAAACCTCCTGGCAAGCACTTCGGCCGCCGACCTGCTCAGACAAACCATGGCAGTGGCCGTATCAGCCGACCAGAAATTTTTGGCAGTTGTACGCGATGACAGCAGAACATGGATTCTGCCGTTAACCAACGGGGTGCCGGACCTCTCCAAACGTCTGTGGTTAAATTCATTCAGCTCCATCCTTTATGCGCGCGCCTTGAAGTTCGATGCAGCTGGGAACCTTTACATTCTCAGCGGCTGCACCGGGAGTAGTCCCTCATCAAGCACGGGCCCAGGCACGGGTGCACAAGTCTTGCGCATTTTCTCACCTGGCGGGACCACGATCGCAACCACGGGTAATGATATCACCGGCACAAACGGGACCTTCTCCGTTTCAAGAATCGATCCCGACATCGCCATCCAGCCGCAAAATGTTACTGTCAATGCAGGCGTTAATGCGACCTTTTCAGTCAACGCTACCGGCGTCGGTACACTCAAATACCAATGGACATTTAATGGAGCAAACATAGCCGGAGCAACAGCCAGCACCTTTACCCGCACAGCGGCTCAGAATAATGCAGCTACTGTGGGCAATTACTCGGTGATCATTACCAACGCTGCTGGAACAACCTCCATCACCAGCTCGGTGGTATCTCTGACGGTGGTCGATACGGCACCTCTTATTACATTGCAACCTGTTGGACTTACCAACGCTGCCGGCACCCCTACCGCTCCCAAGCTCACGGTCACCGCCACTGGAACAACGAACATCACTTATCAATGGCGCTTGAACGGAACCAACCTTTCTGGAGCAACTACCACAGCCCTGACGCTCAGCAATGCACAGGCCGAGCAATCCGGACCTTACACGGTTGTATTGACGAACCCGCTTGGCACCACAACCAGCTCAGTGGCCAACGTGCTCATTACCAATACGCCTCCCGTATTTAATCTCCAACCCAAGAGTCAGACGGTGAATGCTGGTGTCAACGTCACATTTACAGCGTCACTTACCCAGGCTTCATCCAATAACCTTGCCTTCCAATGGACCCTGAATGGGACGGACATCGCCGGCGCCACTGGCACCAGCTATGTCCTCAATGACGTGCAAGTCATAAGCTCAGGCACCTATACCGTGACAGTTACCAACCTCTTCGGCCCCATCACTTCCACAAATGCAGTGCTGACGGTGAATGACACGGCACCAATCCTATCGACCCAACCCAAGAGCCAGAGCACCGGTGCTGGCTCCAGTGTTACGTTTACGGTGACCTCGTCCGCCGGAACCGACCCCCGCGTCTACCAGTGGCTATATGAAGGGGTCAGTATTACTGACGCAACCAACAGTTCCTTGACATTGACGAACATCCAGTTCAGCGATGCCGGCAACTACAGTGTCTATGTCGCTAATCCGATCAACTTTACATTCAGCACCAATGCCCTTCTCACGGTGACCAATCGGGCTCCGATCATCACGGCGGCACCAGTGGGTGTCTCCACAAACATTGGTAGCAGTGGAAGCTTCACCATCTATGCCAATGGCGCGACCAATCTGACTTACCAGTGGTCGTTCGCCGGCAATGACCTCGCTGGAGCGACGGATTCCACGCTCAATCTGAGCAATGTCCAGCTCGCAGATGCTGGCTTCTACACTGTGGTTGTGGGCAGTGGCGCTGGAACTTACTTCACCACCAATTCGGCCGCGCAATTGGCGGTAACCATTCCCGCAACCCCGGGCACAGGTACTGGTTTGCGCGGTGATTACTACACCATCCAGGCACAAACCTTCACCAACGCGCCGACGTTGACCCGGATCGATACCAATATCGACTTCAACTTCGGCACCGGTTCACCTGACCCGAGCATCTCTGTGGATCGCTTCACTGTCCGCTGGACGGGCAAAGTGCAGCCGCTCTACAGCCAGGATTACACCTTCTACACCCGTTCGGATGATGGGGCGAGATTGTGGATCAATGGACAACTGGTGGTGAACCACTGGGCCAGCCAGTCCGTCACCGAATGGGCAAGTGCTCCAGTAACACTGACAGCGGGCCAGAAGTATGACCTACTGATGGAATACTTCGAAGGCACGAGCACGGCGGAAGTCCATCTAAGCTGGTCCAGCACCAGTCAGTTAAAGTCAGTCATTCCGATGACTCAGCTGTATCCCGCAGCCACTGGTTCGGCTCTGACTCCGACATTAAGCTCCAGTTTCAACGGCACCAACTCGGTGTTTAACTGGACTGGATCATACACCTTACAGACTGCCATCAGCGTTGCTGGCCCCTGGACCAACGCAGCGGCGCTGGGTGCTGGGCCCTTTACCTACACCAACTCGCAATCGGCTGACACCCAGCGGTTTTTCCGTCTGAAAGCCAATTAA
- the proC gene encoding pyrroline-5-carboxylate reductase, translated as MSAKLTIGFLGAGKMGTALAKGFIQAGLVSAEQIIASDPIEAAGKSFAKEVGAKVTSSNVEVARFANVLLLAVKPDQVSGVLAEIRDQFTKDHLIISIAAGVPLAKIEAGLPANSRAIRVMPNTPAIVGQSATAYAFGKSTTPEDGQLAQKLFSAVGVAFQVKEALLDAVTGLSGSGPAYVYMIIEALSDGGVASGLPRDIATKLAAQTLLGGAKMVLETGMHPGALKDMVTSPGGTTIEGVHELEKGQLRGTLMNAVRAATEKSKKLGQG; from the coding sequence ATGTCTGCGAAACTGACAATTGGCTTTCTGGGTGCCGGCAAGATGGGGACCGCTTTGGCGAAAGGTTTTATTCAAGCCGGACTGGTATCGGCCGAGCAAATAATCGCGAGCGATCCAATCGAAGCGGCCGGCAAGTCCTTCGCCAAAGAAGTTGGAGCCAAAGTCACTTCGTCCAACGTTGAAGTTGCCAGATTTGCCAACGTCCTGCTGCTGGCCGTCAAACCGGATCAGGTCAGCGGAGTGCTCGCGGAAATTCGGGATCAATTTACCAAAGATCACCTGATCATCTCCATAGCTGCTGGTGTGCCTTTGGCGAAGATTGAAGCGGGACTTCCCGCAAATTCACGGGCCATCCGCGTAATGCCCAACACCCCGGCAATCGTCGGCCAATCGGCCACTGCCTACGCCTTCGGTAAATCCACCACTCCGGAGGATGGACAATTGGCCCAGAAACTTTTTTCGGCGGTTGGCGTTGCTTTCCAAGTTAAAGAAGCGTTGCTCGATGCGGTGACGGGGTTGAGCGGCAGCGGACCTGCTTATGTGTATATGATCATTGAAGCGCTGAGTGATGGCGGAGTTGCTTCAGGCTTGCCGCGTGATATTGCGACGAAATTGGCGGCCCAAACCCTTCTGGGCGGCGCGAAGATGGTGCTTGAGACTGGCATGCATCCCGGTGCGCTCAAGGACATGGTTACGAGTCCGGGTGGGACTACGATCGAGGGTGTGCACGAACTCGAGAAGGGTCAGTTGCGCGGCACCTTGATGAACGCTGTCCGTGCCGCTACGGAAAAGTCAAAAAAATTAGGTCAGGGATGA
- a CDS encoding AI-2E family transporter yields the protein MNFPPPTPRQAQVLWFALTAAAITVVMCLLVMLVWSVGWIVNALSGVLLPVAVALVLAYILDPVVEFFVRRRIPRLFSILLVFLLGVVIVTALLGSVVPGLVRETRKLVKDFPDTTHKLQSRFDHFLQTPLGHRLAMVWQHEASQGIAHAGKPGTESSSSATNMVAVTGTNNVESPTNNAALGKPKTIANSPVDEVIIPALTKAGMWTLEWITNQLSKVTTWVEFLIGFVLVPVYLFYFLLEKKGITRRWTDYLPIHESKAKQEIVFILSSFNDCMIVFFRGQVLVALCVGGLMTIAYLIMGLNYAVLLGAVIAVLGIVPYLGTITGLALALIVAAVQYGDWGHPLAVIAIVASVKLLEDFVIIPKIIGDRAGLHPLTIMVAVMVGTTLLGGFIGAVLAIPLTALLRTLMFRYIWKRRPATITAPEQALETEEIAS from the coding sequence ATGAACTTTCCCCCTCCCACTCCAAGACAGGCGCAAGTTTTATGGTTCGCCCTCACCGCGGCGGCAATCACCGTCGTAATGTGTCTGCTGGTCATGCTGGTCTGGTCGGTCGGATGGATCGTTAATGCCTTGTCTGGCGTACTGCTGCCGGTCGCGGTCGCCCTGGTTCTTGCTTATATACTTGATCCGGTTGTGGAATTTTTTGTTCGCCGGAGAATCCCCCGGCTCTTTTCCATCCTGCTGGTTTTTCTGCTGGGAGTGGTGATTGTGACGGCACTTCTTGGTTCAGTTGTGCCGGGGCTTGTTCGTGAGACGCGCAAGCTGGTTAAAGATTTTCCAGATACCACCCACAAGTTGCAGTCGCGTTTTGATCATTTCTTACAAACACCCTTGGGCCACAGGTTGGCAATGGTCTGGCAGCATGAGGCAAGCCAGGGCATCGCGCACGCTGGAAAACCCGGAACCGAATCTTCGAGTTCTGCGACCAATATGGTGGCGGTCACGGGCACAAATAACGTTGAAAGCCCAACCAATAATGCAGCGCTGGGAAAACCGAAGACGATTGCGAATTCGCCAGTCGACGAGGTAATTATCCCTGCACTAACCAAGGCTGGCATGTGGACATTGGAATGGATTACCAATCAACTTAGCAAAGTAACCACATGGGTGGAGTTTTTAATTGGTTTCGTCCTCGTGCCCGTTTATCTCTTCTATTTTCTTTTGGAGAAGAAGGGCATTACGCGCCGTTGGACCGACTACCTCCCCATTCACGAATCCAAAGCGAAGCAGGAGATCGTTTTTATCCTCAGCTCGTTCAATGACTGCATGATTGTTTTCTTCAGAGGGCAGGTATTGGTGGCTTTGTGTGTGGGTGGGTTGATGACGATTGCTTATTTGATCATGGGCCTGAACTACGCGGTGCTTTTGGGAGCGGTGATCGCAGTTCTAGGTATTGTGCCGTATCTGGGCACCATAACGGGACTGGCGCTGGCCTTGATCGTGGCGGCTGTTCAATACGGTGACTGGGGCCATCCGTTGGCAGTTATCGCCATCGTGGCCTCGGTGAAACTGCTGGAAGATTTTGTCATCATTCCGAAAATCATCGGTGACCGCGCAGGATTGCATCCGCTCACCATCATGGTAGCCGTCATGGTAGGCACCACCTTGTTGGGAGGATTTATCGGAGCCGTGTTGGCCATTCCCTTGACTGCGCTGTTGCGCACGCTCATGTTCCGTTACATCTGGAAACGACGACCGGCAACAATCACGGCACCAGAGCAAGCACTCGAAACTGAGGAGATAGCTTCCTAA
- a CDS encoding HAD family hydrolase, translated as MNSSKSFPQGIVFDCDGTLADTMPLHWQAWQTISRRYQLHFPEDRFYSLGGVPSRDILKMLGEEQKIALDHLAVAREKEAEYWPLIAQVEPIHIVADVAHANHGKIPMAVASGGTRHVIEEVLKHLNIRHLFNAVVTSEDVANQKPAPDIFVEAAHRIGVPPQHCRAYEDTDLGMQAIRAAGMEAVDVRHLLSANGKKSA; from the coding sequence ATGAATTCTTCCAAAAGCTTTCCCCAAGGAATCGTCTTCGATTGCGATGGCACTCTCGCTGATACCATGCCGTTGCATTGGCAAGCCTGGCAGACCATCAGCCGGCGCTATCAATTGCATTTTCCTGAAGACCGTTTTTACTCCCTCGGAGGCGTTCCGTCCCGTGACATTTTGAAGATGCTGGGAGAAGAACAAAAGATTGCTCTCGACCATCTGGCCGTCGCGCGCGAGAAAGAGGCTGAATACTGGCCGTTGATCGCCCAGGTTGAGCCGATTCACATCGTCGCAGATGTGGCCCATGCGAACCACGGTAAAATCCCCATGGCCGTTGCATCGGGCGGGACGCGTCACGTGATTGAAGAGGTGCTTAAGCATCTAAACATCCGGCATTTGTTCAACGCAGTGGTGACGAGCGAGGATGTGGCCAACCAAAAACCGGCTCCGGACATTTTCGTGGAAGCTGCTCATCGCATTGGCGTGCCGCCGCAACATTGCCGTGCTTACGAAGATACCGACCTGGGCATGCAGGCCATTCGCGCAGCGGGCATGGAAGCAGTTGATGTCCGCCACTTACTATCCGCGAACGGTAAGAAGTCGGCCTGA
- the prfA gene encoding peptide chain release factor 1 yields MDLRPHIDKFARRFSEVEASLSDPKAFENAQRFQELSKEYSRLKGLVAGGSAYLKAVADLEENKTLLAAEPADSEMALMAKEEVTRLEEVVKKLGLEVQAGVLPPDPTDSRNTIVEIRAGAGGSESALFAADLYRMYTRYAESQGWKVESIDASPSDLGGFKEVIFGITGSDVYKRLKYESGVHRVQRVPATEAQGRIHTSTCTVAVLPEAEEVDIDIRPEDLSVDRCRASGKGGQGVNTTDSAVRLHHIPSGLIVYCADERSQHKNKAKAMTVLRSRLLEKKIADENAKYAAQRKEQVGTGERNERIRTYNFPQNRVTDHRIEVTLYNLPTFVEGEIDSIIEPLMTNDLNEKLAALKL; encoded by the coding sequence ATGGATTTACGCCCACATATTGATAAATTCGCCCGCCGCTTTTCCGAAGTTGAAGCTTCGTTAAGCGATCCGAAAGCTTTTGAAAATGCTCAACGCTTTCAGGAACTTTCGAAGGAGTACTCACGCTTAAAGGGGCTGGTGGCCGGTGGGAGTGCTTATTTAAAGGCGGTGGCGGATCTGGAAGAGAACAAGACCTTGCTGGCTGCCGAACCTGCTGATTCTGAGATGGCCTTGATGGCGAAGGAAGAAGTCACCCGTTTGGAAGAAGTGGTCAAAAAGCTTGGCTTGGAGGTGCAGGCCGGAGTTCTGCCGCCTGATCCAACTGATTCCCGCAATACGATCGTTGAAATTCGTGCCGGAGCTGGCGGTTCCGAGTCTGCCCTGTTTGCTGCGGATCTCTACCGGATGTATACCCGCTATGCCGAGTCCCAAGGCTGGAAAGTGGAATCGATTGATGCCAGTCCTTCCGATCTGGGTGGATTTAAGGAAGTCATTTTCGGTATCACCGGATCGGATGTCTACAAGCGGCTGAAGTACGAAAGCGGTGTGCATCGTGTGCAACGCGTGCCGGCTACCGAAGCGCAGGGCCGCATCCATACCAGCACCTGCACCGTTGCAGTATTGCCTGAGGCTGAAGAAGTGGACATCGATATCAGACCCGAGGATTTGTCCGTTGATCGCTGCCGCGCATCCGGCAAAGGCGGGCAAGGCGTGAACACCACGGATTCAGCAGTGCGACTTCACCACATACCCTCCGGCTTGATTGTTTATTGTGCGGATGAACGTTCCCAGCATAAAAACAAGGCCAAGGCGATGACCGTCCTTCGTTCCCGCCTGTTGGAGAAAAAAATTGCCGATGAAAATGCCAAGTACGCCGCGCAACGAAAAGAGCAGGTCGGCACCGGTGAGCGTAACGAGCGCATTCGCACCTACAATTTTCCGCAAAACCGTGTTACCGATCACCGGATCGAGGTGACGCTCTACAATCTTCCAACTTTTGTCGAAGGAGAAATTGATTCGATCATCGAGCCGCTCATGACCAACGATCTGAATGAAAAGTTGGCGGCTCTAAAGTTGTAA
- the rpmE gene encoding 50S ribosomal protein L31, with protein MKADLHPKYQESELRCACGNIIKTRSTRNSLLLGICNACHPFYTGTQKFVDTAGRVDKFQQRMAKTQAAQAAAATKKKKK; from the coding sequence ATGAAAGCTGATTTACATCCAAAATATCAGGAATCGGAACTGCGTTGTGCCTGCGGCAACATTATTAAGACCCGTTCCACCAGAAATTCTCTTTTGTTAGGTATTTGCAACGCCTGCCACCCGTTTTATACTGGTACGCAGAAGTTCGTTGATACCGCCGGTCGCGTGGATAAGTTCCAGCAGCGTATGGCCAAGACTCAGGCCGCCCAAGCTGCCGCTGCGACCAAGAAAAAGAAGAAGTAG